Part of the Benincasa hispida cultivar B227 chromosome 11, ASM972705v1, whole genome shotgun sequence genome, AATCAAGACTATTATAGTACTCCAAGTTTTGAACGTCCTTGAAACGTTTGAGGTCgactgcatttttttttttttttctccatcaTTGTGACCTCAGTATAGTAAACTAGGCTGATCTTCAtagcatcatcatcattttcaaactctaaatccttgtatttttcttcaagttcaTAGAGGTGTAAAGTGTCCTTCGTCACTCGATTACCAAAATACTTGATAGCAAGTTCATATGAGGACTGCTGGTTCCGATCAACTCGTGATGGGGATTGCCACAAACCAGTCATTACCAAAAAGTCATCCTTCGAAAAGGCGACAACCTTCCTACAGATAGAGAATGACATTGAGTCTGATTTTGTCCTCTTCACTTCTCTAAGAAACATGTGATGGACAATTGGGCTGTTAAACACCATATCAACGTCTACAAATCACCCAAAAACTGTTCTCTTGAACATGGCCAACTACGTTGGCGTGAGCTTCTCTTTGACAATCTTGTTTGCATTAGCAATGTGGGCCAAGCTGGTTACTTGATCGAGAAATCAGTCGGCTTTGgctattttgaaacttatagccatcttaaatcactcctgcatttattaaaaaattcaatcagtaaactcctttaggaaaaaaaatgtaaaacaacATTCTGTTTAAATCTCGCTGGATTCGCTTTCGCTGGAATCGCTCTCGCTGGCATCGCTCTCTCCGGTATCGCTCTCACTTATCTccatcacattctctctttttactcatCTCCAATCACATAACACATCGAAAaccagaaaaacaaacaaaaaaaaccataggttccCCCTGGATGTTCACTATTGCAGCTAGTTACCTCGACCGAGACTTCGTCAACTATGTGGTCCTCGGAAATGAGAAGCATTTCAAGGTACTCTTAATTAGTCGACTTGAAATTTGTTACGTGAAAACAAAGTCTCATATTGGATAGAAATGCGAGAGCTAGATCCAtgatatataattgttatgaaatTAGCAATCAAAGAAAgcgaaaaaaaacataaacaattataGAGAAAATGACAAATATTTACAGTTCACTGACATTGTATTAGCCACGTACTCAGGCAGAAGGAGAGAGCAATTTCTTATTATCGAGAAATATCAGATAATACAAATTAAGAAGGCATCAGTACAGCTAAAGGGTTTATATATAACAAACCCCCTAACCCCTAGAGCCAAATTAAGAAATAACATAAATACGTATACAACTTAGGCTCAAAGTATTCCAACAATAAATGAAGACAATTATCTCTCTGTTGGTACAAGGACTTTTGGGTGCAAAACCAAAAGTAAGGACATATAGAATCCTATTGTAGAGATCATCATccttaacatataatttatatagtttGTCATCATCATAGATAGCTACTTTAAAGGGTAAATTATATTTTTGGTCCTTCAGATTTCAagttggaaaattatttcaaatggtaaaactgttgaaaatatttacaagatatagtaaaattttcgaattatcactgatagatgttgatagacactgatagaagtttatcagcatctatcgttgatagttctaaaattttgatatattttataaatattttaatttatttttctatatttaaaaatagggAAGTTTGTGTCAAACTGAAACAAGTATATGTGTAGAAACCCTAGAAACTAGAAACGATAATTTGTCTCAAATTTACCAATAactttatttatgtaatttgttGATTAACCTACATCTTTAATTAATATTAGGGTCCAAGTCTTTCATCTGGAGAAATGCCAGAGGGTAAATTCTACCCTTTGATAAATGCTGTAGAAGCAAAAGCTGTCAATGCCTCTGATAACCTTGCGTGAGTATTATACGTAAAAAtatctttcaattttcaaatgtttctaTAATAtctttaaacatataaatatatatcattatCGTTAGTTTTGGATTGAAACTCTTAGTACTTTAGTATAAACATATGCCTTGGATTTTCTAGAGCTCAATAATatacataaattttcaaaaaaagaaaaattcttaccATTAGTATGTGAACATAAATTGTAAATAccttatttcaaaaatatctttaaacttttaaatatttcattagtatccttaatttttaaaaaaaaattaaaatgttctTACCATATAAAATGAGTAACTGAAGGTTTCTATATATTTACAAATGGTAaggatattttatttttatttttttaaaggttaagagtatcattgtaacttttaaaagtttttttgaaacaaattaCCAACAGTTTCCATCTAAAACTAATAATAAGAGTATTTTTAACTGCTTTCTTTAAAGTTGTTCAAGGGTTATCATTCAACCTTTTGAAAGTTGAGGAGTATTTTTTAgacaaagtacaaagttcaagggtattttttataatttacttATATATTTTACTCCCAATCTTTCAAGCTTGGTTTGGGGATCAAAATAATacgttaaattacaaattaagtccctaaactttaagtTTGTGTCTAAAAGGGTCTATATATGTAAGAAAAGATATgatgttaaaatattttcaaaatttatagggAAAAGATTATTGACGGagattatcttttttaaaaaaaaaaaaaacatttcataAACCCTTCAAAATTACTCTTGAAGTAGAAATTCTTTATGCTTTTGAACGAAAATTGGGGACCTAAAATTGTGTAACGGTAATCTAGAACGAAAAAATTATATCATCACCTGATCACCGTCATGTACACTATCCAAGTCCCAACTTCCGTATGAAATCTTAAaagatttctatttcaatagtaGTTTTGAAACATTTACAAACGCTTAATAGGAATAGTGTAAATAGTTAAAGTTGAAAGGTTTTTTGTTCATATATATAGAACTTTGAGTTTGAATTGTTTTCACTGTTGTTTTGTACAGCCAAATTTGTGAGTACGGATCACTTGATCCTATAAAGGCAAAAGGGAAGATTATAGTTTGTCATAGGAAGAAATTCAAGAATTGATAAGGGTTTCGAGGTTCTTCGTGTTGGTATGATTATTGTAAATGACAAGAAAGATGGAAGTAATGTCGATATCGATCTCCACATACTTCCTGCTACCCATTTAAACTATGAACATGGACTTTCAATCTCCCAATATATCAACTCTACCAAGTATGGATTCTAACCTATTTTCTAAGCCATTGTTGCTTCATATATGAGAAAATTTTAGAcgatttgataatcatttggatTTCGTTTGCTAGCCGTTTGAGGTTTAAGTTTtcagttttgaaatttaatattgataaacactactttcactTATACGTTTCTTTGCTTTGTTGTTCATTGTCTACAAATGTTTTCTAAAACTAAACAAAGTAAAgggaaattgttttaaatgaaaaaaatgctgaaaatatttttaaatatagcaatgtcacagtctatcagtgatagacacttTATCCAACATGAAGTCCTGCAGCTATCAAATCTGCTATCATGACTACAGGTTCATTATTCAAATTGGTCTAagctttatttattattgtttttttttctatcttaGAACAACTTTAAAAGAATTGGGATTAAATCTTATTTGGGTCTAACTTTAGATTGGTTTCATTTCATTTAAATCTTAAAACCTtaaccatatatatttttgttcttgTGGTTTTGTTTAGGTTGGataagatgatttttttttaattaattcttaacAGAAAGCTAACgtgaattattttttattttaaaacatcTTAATTTCTTGaattattgtatatatatattattcttatattattattctcTCTCCCCCTTTCAAAATCTACAACATTTGATTTTTGATATTTGGGTATATGAAAATTAGGCTAATAAACAAATATTGCACCTTTAAGTTTCTTGCTTTTTTATCTACTTGCTACAAAAGTTTGAagtcaagttttaaaaattaaaaaaaaaaatgttaggcCCCATCTGATAATCATTCGgatcccgtttggtaaccattttgttttttattttttgtttttgaaaattaaacttatatcgtccacatttcttatcatgatttgcatctttcttaagtataatggttgaattcataatcaaattcaaaaacaaaaaaaaaaaacttttttgagagctactttttttagttcttaaattttagtttgattttttaaaccattagtgaaaagtaaataacaaaggaagaaatttggaggtagaagcaatgtccataggcttaatttatacaataacaaaaaacaaaaaaattactaaaCGGGAccttggttttttgttttttgtttttggcttttgaaaattaaacttattttctctcaatttcttacaatggATTGCACTTTTCTATTAAAGAGTTGAATTCTAGTTATAAAGAAGTTAATGTCCCGTTTGGTTaccattgttttttttaaaaaaaattaagcatacGGATACTACTTCcccatccaaatttctttctttgttatctactttttaccaatgatttaaaaaacaagccaaattttgagaattaaaaagtagttttcaaaaggttgcttttgtttttggaatttggctaataatccaactattgtatttaagaagtatgcaaattattgtatgAAATGTGGAGGAAATAggcttaacttttaaaaataaaaacaaaaaactaagccCTGTTTgataccattttgttttttgttttttttttttaaattaagtttatggacactacttccacatctaaatttcttccgttgttatctacttttcaccaatggtttaaaaaaatcaaaccaaattttgagaattaagaaaagttgttttgaaaaagttgtttttgttttttgaatttgactaagaatttaatCATAGTACTTAAGGAAGATGCacatcattataagaaatgtggatgaaataggcttaattttaaaaaataaaaataaaaaataaaatagttaccaaatggagCTTAAATGACTATCAGACGAGCCTAAATTATTAGCTAAATTCtcaaaacaaaaactaattttaagaacaactagtaatatatatatatatactacgTCTTAAAAAATACTTGTTTTAGTTTACAAaacttgatttgattttttaaaacattgaaaaagtagacaacaaaccaacaaatttagaggtggaatgaGTGttcatatgtttaattttcataaactaaaaataaaaaactagatGGTTACTAGCTTTAAAAgcttgttttatttttagaacTTTGGTGAAAATTCAACTCCTCGTTATtcatgaaaaatgaaaagagtggTAAGAAATTGAGGGAAAATATCTTAGTTTTCCGGaatgaaaaatcaaaaatcaaatgcCACACCAAACAAGGGCTGAAATCTTAAACGTGATTTGTTTTAGACCTATACCGCAATTCTAAAAAGTAATTGTGGAAAAATCTAAAAAGTAACCATTTCAATTTAAAccaaccaaatatttttaaattttttgaattaattatttgatatatatatatatacataattttgatttggataatcaaatctaattaattaattattaaaataagtaaaacaCATTTTCCTACTTTGTCTTTATCCTTTCTCTACTAATTGAAGTTTTGACTTTCGATTTGCAGCCAACACAAGAGACAGCACCATGCATCCAATATTGGACTTTACCAACGTAGAGGCAACCCCATTTGATTATGGTGCAGGACAAGTTAACCCTAACGATGCAATAGACCCCGGTCTCGTTTACGATACGACCATTGATGACTGTTTGAACTTCTTGTGTGCTCGGGGCTATAACAACACCCAACTCAAGAAATTTTCTAACAAACCATTTGTTTGCGCCAAATCATTCGCAATCATAGATCTCAACTATCCATCGATCTCAATACCGAAGTTGACGATCGATGGCCCCGTGACGATCAATAGAAGAGTTAAAAATGTGGGAAGCCCAGGAACGTATGTGGCACATGTGAAGGTGCCTGAGGGAATTGCGGTTTCGGTCGAGCCGAATACGTTGCAATTTAACAATGTGGGTGAAGAGAAGGCTTTTAAGGTTGTATTTCGACACATAGGACAAGGACAACATCAAGGCTATGTGTTTGGGACATTAATATGGTCAGATGGGAAGCATTTCCTCAGAAGTCCAATTGCAATGAAATTGGGATGATAAGATGAATTTTGTATAGTAATTTCATTTCGTTTTATTCTAATATATGATCTGAAAACGTACTTGTTTGTTGAATTTTGTAGGGGTTATTACTAACTTTACACTTCATTGCTTGTGTTGTGTGTGGCTTCAATTTGTTGGGTGATTTTGGTAGAAAATTTTAGAGCATCCTTAGATTACCAAATATTTGGCCATTTTCTTAAGTAATTGTAATAAGTACCACTTTtaagattaataattaattatatagcaacatttttaaagaattgcaaataaATTCTCGCAGATAGACTCAGCCTATTAATGATATGCTCTCTCACTGATAGTAGGGGTGTCCAAAAAACCTGATGACCCCAAAAAACcgatcaactcaacccaacccaacccgtgcggtttaggttgggttatcaactcatttgggttgggttcaaataaataaaaattttatgggttgggttgattcaTGGGTTCACCCAatataacccgaaccaacccaaatttattattaactttaaaatatattttttattacatataacacaattatttatacatatattgatttcaattttatttaatccaatattttttttaataatttattcttcaacaactcttaaaatagTTTCTTTGCTAATTTAGAAAGaatattttcactatataaattgaaattgagttgttaatcttaattcaatatatgaaaataattaaataagattcttacatatttacgttgtgcttctttttagaacaaaattttaaacaaatgacccgattaacccgaaccaacccaacccaaatatttcatggttgggttgagttgggttcatttttaataagagttatttgtgttgaagaaatttaaaacccgaacaattgggttggatcTAAAAGGTCtttcaactcaatccaacccaactcatGAATACTAGAATCCTACCGGCGATATAGCCTATCACAGATAGACTCTAAAATCTAGAACTAAATTTTTGTtccatatgtaatatttttttattgtactaTATCTATTAATACTTTGGTTTTGATTGAAATATTTGCAATGGTCCTAGTTTGGAAGttaaaatttattctttatgatttataattaaaatttagttcttATTTGATAGAATCATAAAGTTAGGCtatatgtcaattgagttatgcCCCTTTggcaaaaaattgaaaacatatgATTACCATTAATAAAGGAGATTTTTGTATGGATAACCATTTTCAAAGTACTTTGATGACTAATGACCCATACCCCATAAATATATGAATTCTAACTTCTGCTTATGTTAGACCCCGTTGCCGCTTTTTGTGTTAAGGATGACCATATCTATTATACCCCAACACGATAGCCATTTATATCGCGATCTTTGTTT contains:
- the LOC120090549 gene encoding subtilisin-like protease SBT5.3, with the protein product MDNWAVKHHINVYKSPKNCSLEHGQLRWRELLFDNLVCISNVGQAASYLDRDFVNYVVLGNEKHFKGPSLSSGEMPEGKFYPLINAVEAKAVNASDNLAPAAIKSAIMTTANTRDSTMHPILDFTNVEATPFDYGAGQVNPNDAIDPGLVYDTTIDDCLNFLCARGYNNTQLKKFSNKPFVCAKSFAIIDLNYPSISIPKLTIDGPVTINRRVKNVGSPGTYVAHVKVPEGIAVSVEPNTLQFNNVGEEKAFKVVFRHIGQGQHQGYVFGTLIWSDGKHFLRSPIAMKLG